From one Brachypodium distachyon strain Bd21 chromosome 4, Brachypodium_distachyon_v3.0, whole genome shotgun sequence genomic stretch:
- the LOC100839353 gene encoding SPX and EXS domain-containing protein 5 encodes MKGVSSIPAAAIIPSPLFLWRFKAILFLLWGLCCCKIGWDSVMRMSLDLRDLFLYEAFLYYNPLLLVALMIWLWGVNLWVFAQSSVNYSRVFDLSQTHLSHREIWRCATWLTLIVPTSMTAYLYLYSHGEVSLAASQPVLLYAVLLIILLSPFDMFYLSSRFFFLRTMWRIILPLQAITFPDFFMADIFTSMSKVFSDLERSGCRMVHRQVATIAWFEADSICGSHSVAIPLVLVLPYLCRFFQCLRQYKDTREKTCLLNALKYSTAVPVIFLSALKYHVFPEIWISFYRPLWLISSVINSLYSFYWDIKRDWDLSILTRIFMFKNPSVWANLLYGQTWVYYWVLGSNLVLRCTWTYKLSAHLRHNYLTVFVITALEMVRRFQWVFFRVENEWNKMTAKQNFEMSSDMPSEGDRLLDSGSHTV; translated from the exons atgaAGGGCGTGTCGTCCATCCCTGCGGCGGCCATCATCCCTTCGCCGCTCTTCCTCTGGCGGTTTAAG GCTATATTGTTTCTCCTATGGGGCTTATGCTGTTGCAAG ATAGGATGGGATTCAGTTATGAGAATGAGCTTGGATCTGCGAGACCTATTTCTATACGAGGCTTTTTTATACTATAATCCTCTCCTTCTGGTG GCACTGATGATTTGGTTATGGGGAGTAAATTTGTGGGTATTTGCGCAATCATCTGTAAATTATTCCAGAGTGTTTGATCTTTCTCAGACACATTTGTCACACCGAGAAATATGGAGG TGTGCTACTTGGCTTACTTTAATTGTTCCAACAAGTATGACAGCTTACCTGTATCTATATTCTCATGGGGAAGTGTCCCTTGCAGCATCTCAACCA GTTCTTTTGTATGCTGTCCTTCTGATTAttctcctttctccttttGATATGTTTTACTTGTCTTCACGCTTTTTCTTTCTGAGGACAATGTGGCGTATAATACTCCCATTACAA GCAATTACATTCCCTGACTTCTTTATGGCTGATATTTTTACATCCATGTCAAAG GTGTTTTCAGATTTGGAACGATCAGGTTGCCGCATGGTCCATCGCCAG GTTGCGACAATTGCTTGGTTTGAGGCAGATTCCATTTGTGGTAGCCACTCTGTAGCTATTCCTCTAGTTCTTGTGCTACCTTATTTGTGCCGTTTCTTCCAATGTCTTCGACAGTACAAGGATACAAGGGAGAAGACTTGTCTTCTGAATG CACTCAAGTACTCGACAGCAGTACCCGTGATTTTCTTGTCAGCTCTCAAGTATCATGTGTTCCCTGAAATTTGGATTAGCTTCTACCGACCCCTCTGGCTTATTTCTAGTGTTATAAATTCGTTGTATTCCTTCTACTGGGATATAAAGCGAGATTGGGATTTGAG CATTTTAACCAGGATTTTCATGTTCAAAAACCCAAGTGTATGGGCTAATCTTCTTTATGGGCAGACCTGG GTATATTACTGGGTGTTAGGCAGCAACCTTGTTCTCCGCTGTACATGGACATACAAGCTTTCGGCGCATCTCCGGCACAACTATCTGACAGTGTTTGTGATAACAGCCCTGGAAATGGTGAGGCGGTTCCAGTGGGTATTTTTCCGCGTCGAGAATGAGTGGAACAAGATGACAGCcaagcaaaattttgaaatgtcGTCTGATATGCCTTCGGAAGGAGACAGGCTGCTGGATTCTGGCAGCCATACAGTATGA
- the LOC100839960 gene encoding uncharacterized protein LOC100839960 isoform X2 — translation MDPTRRVHRRTMSSENGLRPAENSCDNLQDTSTVCESPHSGKVKFMCSFGGKILPRPSDGMLRYVGGETRLISIHRNFSWKELVHRTLSVYSQPHIIKYQLPDEDLDALISLSCDEDLQNMMEEYYSLEKANASPRLRIFLVSLTECEDPLLEARSLESEPEYHFVVAVNNMSPLKHTISGNNFMSQLSQQLDSSPLPCRDSTVCQTDIESGDKVLAGSGTATNEPYSQFFLAPYSQQMMAESAATSSPSSSQQRTTKQSGLWMSADKPATNQEHESKNEVCNGSNLETMLPDHQDKKQNDVDSGVEFGSPMHYVQTQRQVQDLGIPQNLSDLSSHTNYDMFTRMEKPFYSEKVPMHPDSASWVSGLHEYPGQIYGMPHAFSDPLLNDRTEVPASNLSLTIGSYIAPSFSQKISQANELERTISGSRPDLVCVDPPKIAQVDEPNYLVSSRIDQRYDQGVTGADSLGAAVYYQQDSLSRNMVQTGHDGRPIVQQQGKLYHQENSTGPSVAPQCTSVDTRFTLFHARGARLSSNELDALESSGVTSMLATDNSHSHLLDGCSNGSLPNSGRGCLEKLNSECVVTDYETAGYVHGNDKVTIGSHIMLPIDPFEAFAPQRTAANGASGAYQNETFDQPLVQSSGLTTSPPIDLCNADLSVNMHGNGTGTFKDSVSRREIPLLNHHNVACGDLGVTGFDHTTINNENMNMKGRMHNDAQMEALVIVEDMTDNMPSVISSSRPIPQVGVVAEEWQDAIISSKKDDDARSNGPELANEDHDDKGAADGPISEAEIAELEASMYGLQIIRNADLEELRELGSGTFGTVYHGKWRGTDVAIKRIKKSCFAGRSSEQEKLTKDFWREAQILSKLHHPNVVAFYGVVPDGTGGTLATVAEFMVNGSLRNVLLRKDRTLDRRRKLIIAMDAAFGMEYLHSKSIVHFDLKCDNLLVNLRDPQRPICKVGDFGLSRIKRNTLVSGGVRGTLPWMAPELLNGSSSRVSEKVDVFSFGIVLWEILTGEEPYANMHCGAIIGGIVNNSLRPPIPETCEPEWRSLMEQCWSANPDVRPSFTKVTDRLRAMSATLQSRGQSPGRR, via the exons ATGGATCCGACACGTCGGGTGCATAGGAGGACCATGTCCTCCGAGAATGGACTTAGACCAGCTGAAAATTCATGTGACAATCTGCAAGATACGTCTACTGTCTGCGAAAGCCCGCATTCTGGAAAAGTCAAATTCATGTGTAGCTTTGGTGGCAAAATCCTGCCTAGGCCGAGCGATGGGATGCTCAGATATGTAGGCGGGGAAACACGTCTCATCTCGATACACAGAAACTTCTCGTGGAAGGAACTTGTGCATAGAACCCTCTCGGTATATAGTCAGCCTCACATCATCAAGTATCAGCTTCCTGATGAGGACCTTGATGCACTTATATCTCTTTCGTGTGACGAGGATCTTCAGAATATGATGGAAGAATACTACAGTCTAGAAAAGGCAAATGCCTCACCAAGACTTCGCATATTTCTTGTCTCTCTAACTGAATGTGAGGATCCATTGTTAGAAGCAAGAAGCTTAGAGAGTGAACCAGAATATcattttgttgttgctgtgaACAATATGTCGCCACTGAAGCATACCATCAGTGGCAACAATTTTATGAGCCAATTGAGCCAACAGCTGGATAGCTCCCCACTCCCTTGCAGAGACTCAACTGTCTGCCAAACAGATATAGAAAGTGGAGATAAAGTTTTGGCTGGAAGTGGAACAGCCACAAATGAGCCTTACTCTCAGTTTTTTCTTGCTCCATACTCGCAACAAATGATGGCCGAGTCAGCAGCAACTTCCTCCCCAAGCTCAAGTCAACAGAGGACCACAAAACAGTCTGGGCTGTGGATGTCTGCAGACAAACCAGCAACGAACCAAGAACATGAGAGCAAAAATGAAGTTTGCAATGGATCAAATCTGGAAACCATGCTTCCAGACCATCAAGATAAGAAGCAAAACGATGTAGATTCGGGTGTGGAATTTGGATCACCCATGCACTATGTTCAAACTCAAAGGCAGGTACAAGATTTGGGTATACCTCAAAATCTGAGTGACCTGAGTTCACATACAAACTATGATATGTTTACTCGAATGGAAAAGCCCTTTTATTCTGAAAAGGTCCCTATGCACCCGGACAGTGCTAGTTGGGTATCTGGGCTGCATGAATACCCTGGCCAAATTTATGGCATGCCTCATGCCTTCTCTGATCCTTTGCTGAATGATCGCACTGAAGTACCTGCATCCAATTTGTCATTAACTATTGGTTCCTACATAGCCCCATCATTTTCCCAGAAGATATCTCAAGCTAATGAGCTGGAGAGAACAATAAGCGGGTCTAGGCCAGATCTTGTATGTGTTGATCCACCTAAAATTGCTCAAGTGGATGAACCAAATTACCTTGTTTCTAGTCGTATTGATCAGCGGTATGATCAAGGAGTTACTGGTGCAGACAGTTTGGGGGCAGCAGTATATTACCAGCAAGACAGTTTGTCTCGTAATATGGTACAAACAGGCCATGATGGTCGTCCCATCGTTCAACAGCAGGGCAAGCTTTATCATCAGGAGAACAGCACAGGTCCAAGTGTTGCTCCCCAGTGCACTTCTGTTGATACAAGGTTCACTTTGTTCCATGCACGTGGTGCAAGGTTGTCCTCAAATGAGTTAGATGCTCTAGAAAGCTCAGGTGTGACGTCGATGCTTGCTACTGATAATTCTCACTCACATCTTCTTGATGGATGCTCTAATGGATCTCTACCAAATTCTGGTCGTGGATGTCTAGAAAAACTGAACTCAGAGTGTGTTGTTACAGATTATGAAACTGCTGGTTATGTGCATGGTAATGATAAAGTTACTATTGGATCCCATATAATGCTGCCTATTGACCCTTTTGAAGCTTTTGCACCTCAAAGAACAGCAGCAAATGGAGCATCCGGTGCATATCAAAACGAAACTTTTGATCAGCCGTTGGTGCAAAGCTCTGGTTTGACTACCTCTCCGCCTATTGACCTATGTAATGCTGATTTGAGCGTAAACATGCATGGCAATGGCACGGGCACCTTCAAGGATAGTGTTTCGAGGAGAGAGATTCCTCTTCTTAATCATCACAATGTTGCCTGTGGTGATTTAGGAGTAACTGGATTTGATCACACCACTATCAATAATGAGAACATGAATATGAAGGGCAGAATGCATAATGATGCTCAAATGGAGGCACTTGTTATAGTTGAGGACATGACTGATAATATGCCTTCTGTTATTTCATCATCCAGACCAATTCCTCAGGTTGGAGTGGTAGCTGAAGAATGGCAAGATGCAATTATTTCATCAAAGAAGGATGATGATGCTAGGAGCAATGGGCCAGAGCTAGCTAATGAG GATCATGATGATAAAGGAGCCGCAGATGGGCCCATTAGTGAAGCTGAGATTGCTGAACTTGAAGCCAGCATGTATGGCTTGCAG ATCATAAGAAATGCTGACCTTGAGGAGCTACGTGAACTGGGATCTGGCACATTTGGAACAGTATACCATGGAAAGTGGCGAGGAACAGATGTTGCTATCAAACGTATTAAGAAAAGCTGTTTTGCTGGGAGATCATCTGAACAAGAAAAACTT ACCAAAGACTTTTGGCGGGAGGCACAAATTCTTTCAAAGCTGCATCATCCAAATGTTGTTGCTTTCTATGGTGTGGTTCCTGATGGAACTGGAGGAACATTAGCAACTGTGGCAGAATTCATGGTGAATGGATCACTAAGGAATGTTCTTTTAAGGAAGGACAG AACGCTTGATCGTCGGAGAAAACTCATCATTGCTATGGATGCGGCATTTGGGATGGAATATCTGCACTCCAAAAGCATAGTCCATTTTGATTTGAAATGTGACAACTTACTCGTTAATTTGAGAGATCCTCAGAGGCCAATCTGCAAG GTGGGAGACTTTGGATTGTCAAGAATTAAGCGCAACACTTTGGTTTCTGGTGGTGTACGGGGCACCCTTCCATGGATGGCACCAGAGCTGTTGAATGGTAGCAGCAGTCGAGTGTCTGAGAAG GTGGACGTATTCTCTTTCGGGATAGTGTTATGGGAAATCTTGACTGGCGAGGAACCATACGCAAATATGCATTGTGGTGCTATCATAG GGGGTATTGTGAACAACTCTCTCCGGCCTCCGATACCTGAAACCTGCGAGCCTGAATGGCGAAGCCTGATGGAGCAATGCTGGTCGGCCAATCCAGATGTGCGACCCTCATTCACCAAGGTGACAGACAGGTTAAGGGCCATGTCAGCGACGCTTCAGTCAAGGGGGCAGAGtccaggaagaagatga
- the LOC100839960 gene encoding uncharacterized protein LOC100839960 isoform X1: protein MNSQAGSSYQDLTKILGLSRFDSKNLSAGLTLKCDMDPTRRVHRRTMSSENGLRPAENSCDNLQDTSTVCESPHSGKVKFMCSFGGKILPRPSDGMLRYVGGETRLISIHRNFSWKELVHRTLSVYSQPHIIKYQLPDEDLDALISLSCDEDLQNMMEEYYSLEKANASPRLRIFLVSLTECEDPLLEARSLESEPEYHFVVAVNNMSPLKHTISGNNFMSQLSQQLDSSPLPCRDSTVCQTDIESGDKVLAGSGTATNEPYSQFFLAPYSQQMMAESAATSSPSSSQQRTTKQSGLWMSADKPATNQEHESKNEVCNGSNLETMLPDHQDKKQNDVDSGVEFGSPMHYVQTQRQVQDLGIPQNLSDLSSHTNYDMFTRMEKPFYSEKVPMHPDSASWVSGLHEYPGQIYGMPHAFSDPLLNDRTEVPASNLSLTIGSYIAPSFSQKISQANELERTISGSRPDLVCVDPPKIAQVDEPNYLVSSRIDQRYDQGVTGADSLGAAVYYQQDSLSRNMVQTGHDGRPIVQQQGKLYHQENSTGPSVAPQCTSVDTRFTLFHARGARLSSNELDALESSGVTSMLATDNSHSHLLDGCSNGSLPNSGRGCLEKLNSECVVTDYETAGYVHGNDKVTIGSHIMLPIDPFEAFAPQRTAANGASGAYQNETFDQPLVQSSGLTTSPPIDLCNADLSVNMHGNGTGTFKDSVSRREIPLLNHHNVACGDLGVTGFDHTTINNENMNMKGRMHNDAQMEALVIVEDMTDNMPSVISSSRPIPQVGVVAEEWQDAIISSKKDDDARSNGPELANEDHDDKGAADGPISEAEIAELEASMYGLQIIRNADLEELRELGSGTFGTVYHGKWRGTDVAIKRIKKSCFAGRSSEQEKLTKDFWREAQILSKLHHPNVVAFYGVVPDGTGGTLATVAEFMVNGSLRNVLLRKDRTLDRRRKLIIAMDAAFGMEYLHSKSIVHFDLKCDNLLVNLRDPQRPICKVGDFGLSRIKRNTLVSGGVRGTLPWMAPELLNGSSSRVSEKVDVFSFGIVLWEILTGEEPYANMHCGAIIGGIVNNSLRPPIPETCEPEWRSLMEQCWSANPDVRPSFTKVTDRLRAMSATLQSRGQSPGRR from the exons aTGAATAGCCAAGCTGGGTCCAGTTATCAGGATCTGACTAAAATTCTTGGTCTTAGTAGGTTTGACTCCAAGAACCTTAGTGCGGGTCTGACTCTGAAATGTGATATGGATCCGACACGTCGGGTGCATAGGAGGACCATGTCCTCCGAGAATGGACTTAGACCAGCTGAAAATTCATGTGACAATCTGCAAGATACGTCTACTGTCTGCGAAAGCCCGCATTCTGGAAAAGTCAAATTCATGTGTAGCTTTGGTGGCAAAATCCTGCCTAGGCCGAGCGATGGGATGCTCAGATATGTAGGCGGGGAAACACGTCTCATCTCGATACACAGAAACTTCTCGTGGAAGGAACTTGTGCATAGAACCCTCTCGGTATATAGTCAGCCTCACATCATCAAGTATCAGCTTCCTGATGAGGACCTTGATGCACTTATATCTCTTTCGTGTGACGAGGATCTTCAGAATATGATGGAAGAATACTACAGTCTAGAAAAGGCAAATGCCTCACCAAGACTTCGCATATTTCTTGTCTCTCTAACTGAATGTGAGGATCCATTGTTAGAAGCAAGAAGCTTAGAGAGTGAACCAGAATATcattttgttgttgctgtgaACAATATGTCGCCACTGAAGCATACCATCAGTGGCAACAATTTTATGAGCCAATTGAGCCAACAGCTGGATAGCTCCCCACTCCCTTGCAGAGACTCAACTGTCTGCCAAACAGATATAGAAAGTGGAGATAAAGTTTTGGCTGGAAGTGGAACAGCCACAAATGAGCCTTACTCTCAGTTTTTTCTTGCTCCATACTCGCAACAAATGATGGCCGAGTCAGCAGCAACTTCCTCCCCAAGCTCAAGTCAACAGAGGACCACAAAACAGTCTGGGCTGTGGATGTCTGCAGACAAACCAGCAACGAACCAAGAACATGAGAGCAAAAATGAAGTTTGCAATGGATCAAATCTGGAAACCATGCTTCCAGACCATCAAGATAAGAAGCAAAACGATGTAGATTCGGGTGTGGAATTTGGATCACCCATGCACTATGTTCAAACTCAAAGGCAGGTACAAGATTTGGGTATACCTCAAAATCTGAGTGACCTGAGTTCACATACAAACTATGATATGTTTACTCGAATGGAAAAGCCCTTTTATTCTGAAAAGGTCCCTATGCACCCGGACAGTGCTAGTTGGGTATCTGGGCTGCATGAATACCCTGGCCAAATTTATGGCATGCCTCATGCCTTCTCTGATCCTTTGCTGAATGATCGCACTGAAGTACCTGCATCCAATTTGTCATTAACTATTGGTTCCTACATAGCCCCATCATTTTCCCAGAAGATATCTCAAGCTAATGAGCTGGAGAGAACAATAAGCGGGTCTAGGCCAGATCTTGTATGTGTTGATCCACCTAAAATTGCTCAAGTGGATGAACCAAATTACCTTGTTTCTAGTCGTATTGATCAGCGGTATGATCAAGGAGTTACTGGTGCAGACAGTTTGGGGGCAGCAGTATATTACCAGCAAGACAGTTTGTCTCGTAATATGGTACAAACAGGCCATGATGGTCGTCCCATCGTTCAACAGCAGGGCAAGCTTTATCATCAGGAGAACAGCACAGGTCCAAGTGTTGCTCCCCAGTGCACTTCTGTTGATACAAGGTTCACTTTGTTCCATGCACGTGGTGCAAGGTTGTCCTCAAATGAGTTAGATGCTCTAGAAAGCTCAGGTGTGACGTCGATGCTTGCTACTGATAATTCTCACTCACATCTTCTTGATGGATGCTCTAATGGATCTCTACCAAATTCTGGTCGTGGATGTCTAGAAAAACTGAACTCAGAGTGTGTTGTTACAGATTATGAAACTGCTGGTTATGTGCATGGTAATGATAAAGTTACTATTGGATCCCATATAATGCTGCCTATTGACCCTTTTGAAGCTTTTGCACCTCAAAGAACAGCAGCAAATGGAGCATCCGGTGCATATCAAAACGAAACTTTTGATCAGCCGTTGGTGCAAAGCTCTGGTTTGACTACCTCTCCGCCTATTGACCTATGTAATGCTGATTTGAGCGTAAACATGCATGGCAATGGCACGGGCACCTTCAAGGATAGTGTTTCGAGGAGAGAGATTCCTCTTCTTAATCATCACAATGTTGCCTGTGGTGATTTAGGAGTAACTGGATTTGATCACACCACTATCAATAATGAGAACATGAATATGAAGGGCAGAATGCATAATGATGCTCAAATGGAGGCACTTGTTATAGTTGAGGACATGACTGATAATATGCCTTCTGTTATTTCATCATCCAGACCAATTCCTCAGGTTGGAGTGGTAGCTGAAGAATGGCAAGATGCAATTATTTCATCAAAGAAGGATGATGATGCTAGGAGCAATGGGCCAGAGCTAGCTAATGAG GATCATGATGATAAAGGAGCCGCAGATGGGCCCATTAGTGAAGCTGAGATTGCTGAACTTGAAGCCAGCATGTATGGCTTGCAG ATCATAAGAAATGCTGACCTTGAGGAGCTACGTGAACTGGGATCTGGCACATTTGGAACAGTATACCATGGAAAGTGGCGAGGAACAGATGTTGCTATCAAACGTATTAAGAAAAGCTGTTTTGCTGGGAGATCATCTGAACAAGAAAAACTT ACCAAAGACTTTTGGCGGGAGGCACAAATTCTTTCAAAGCTGCATCATCCAAATGTTGTTGCTTTCTATGGTGTGGTTCCTGATGGAACTGGAGGAACATTAGCAACTGTGGCAGAATTCATGGTGAATGGATCACTAAGGAATGTTCTTTTAAGGAAGGACAG AACGCTTGATCGTCGGAGAAAACTCATCATTGCTATGGATGCGGCATTTGGGATGGAATATCTGCACTCCAAAAGCATAGTCCATTTTGATTTGAAATGTGACAACTTACTCGTTAATTTGAGAGATCCTCAGAGGCCAATCTGCAAG GTGGGAGACTTTGGATTGTCAAGAATTAAGCGCAACACTTTGGTTTCTGGTGGTGTACGGGGCACCCTTCCATGGATGGCACCAGAGCTGTTGAATGGTAGCAGCAGTCGAGTGTCTGAGAAG GTGGACGTATTCTCTTTCGGGATAGTGTTATGGGAAATCTTGACTGGCGAGGAACCATACGCAAATATGCATTGTGGTGCTATCATAG GGGGTATTGTGAACAACTCTCTCCGGCCTCCGATACCTGAAACCTGCGAGCCTGAATGGCGAAGCCTGATGGAGCAATGCTGGTCGGCCAATCCAGATGTGCGACCCTCATTCACCAAGGTGACAGACAGGTTAAGGGCCATGTCAGCGACGCTTCAGTCAAGGGGGCAGAGtccaggaagaagatga